GGATGTCGTGCGGCATCCACATCTTGAAGTCGGGGGCGACGAGCGGGATCATGCCGAAGCCGATGGAAACAGCGACCACGAACAGATTGTTCCGGTTGGTCTTGAAGTCGACATTGGACAGGATGCGGATGCCTGTCGCCGCGACCATGCCGAACATCACCAGTCCTGCACCGCCCAGCACCACGGTCGGCAGCGCTTCGACCAATGCACCCATCTTGGGTACCAGTCCCAGGATCAGCAGGATCACGCCGCCGGCGACGCAGACGAAGCGGCTCTTGACCCCGGTGACGCCGACGAGCCCGACATTCTGCGAAAAGGAGGTGTACGGGAAGGTGTTGAACAGGCCGCCGATGATGGTGCCGAGACCGTCGGTGCGCAGGCCGGCCGACAGCATCGGCTGACTCACCTTGCGGCCGGTCATGTCGCCGAGAGCCAGGAACATGCCTGTGGATTCGATCATGACGACGATCATCACAAGCACCATCGTGACGATCAGGATCGGGTCGAAGATCGGCATGCCGAAGCGCAGCGGCGTGATCAGTTCGAACCAGCCGGCGGAGGCCACCTTGTCGAAATGCATCATGCCGAGCGACGCGGTGAGCACGCCGCCGATGAGGATGCCGAGCAGCACGGCGATGTTGGCCACGAACCCCTTGCCGAACTTGGCGATGACGAGGATCGACAGCAGCACGACCGCCGAGATGCCGACATTGACGAGCGGTGCATAGGCAGCGTTCGGCGCGGTTGCGGCGAGCGCCAGCTTGGCCGGGATCGGCGGGATGGCGGAGCCGGTGGCGGCCGCCATCTCGGTCACCGTTTTCAGCCATTCGGCATGCTCGGGCGCCACGAGCCTGGGCGCGGTCGGGCCCACCGGATTGCCGAAGATCCAGTTGATGCCGATGCGCATCAGGGATGCGCCGATGACCACGATGATGGTGCCGGTAACGACGGGCGGAAAGAACCTGAGCATGCGGCTGACCAGCGGCGCGATCAGGAATGCCACGACGCCGGCGCCGATGATGGCGCCAAAGATCATGCGGGCGCCGTCGGGGCCCTGGTTGGCGTTGGCCATGGCAACCATCGGGCCGACGGCAGCGAAGGTGACGCCCATCATGACCGGCAGCTTGATGCCGAACCACTGTGTCGCGCCGAAGGACTGGATGATGGTGACGAGGCCGCAGACAAAAAGATCGGCGGAGATCAGGAAGGCAACCTGCTCCGGATCGAGCTTGAGGGCCCGTCCGATGATGAGAGGCACCGCGATAGCACCGGCATACATGACCAGCACGTGCTGGATGCCGAGCGCTGCCAGGCGAGGCGCTGGAAGCACCTCGTCCACAGGATGAGTACTGTTGGGCATGGCATTTGTTCCCCTTTTGCCAGCCGGTCCGAAGAATGCCGAAGAGGACCGGTTCCCTTCTCCCTAGGGATGGTGCAGGATCGTCTGGAACCGCCGTGCAGGCTATCAAGAATTATTTGAAATCATCGCGTGAAATTCATGAAGATCGTGACCTGGAACATCAACGGTGTCCGCGCCCGCATCGAAAACCTGGTGCATTGGCTTAGGGAAAGCGACCCGGACATCGTCTGCCTCCAGGAAATCAAGACGGTCGATGAAGGGTTTCCGCGCTTCGAAATCGAGGCGCTCGGCTACAATGTCGAAACGCACGGCCAGAAGGGTTTCAACGGCGTTGCCATCCTGTCCAAACTGCGCTTCGACGAGGTCAATCGCGGCCTGCCCGGGAATGATGCCGACGAGCAGGCGCGCTTCATCGAAGGTGTGTTCTCGACCGACAAGGGCGTGTTGCGCGTCGTGTCGCTCTATCTGCCCAACGGCAATCCCGTCGGCACCGAAAAGTTCCCCTACAAGCTGTCATGGATGGCGCGGCTCGAGCGCTGGGCAGCGGAGCGGCTGGCGCTGGAAGAGGCACTGGTGCTTGCCGGCGACTACAACGTCATCCCCGAAGCCATTGACGCCCGCAACATCGAGATGTGGCTGGGTGACGCGCTGTACCAGCCCGAGACGCGGCAGGCGTTTCGCCGGCTGGTGAATCTCGGCTTCACTGAGGCCGTGCGCTCGGTCACCGACCAGCGCGATGTCTATACGTTCTGGGATTACCAGGCCGGCGCCTGGCAGAAGAACAACGGCATCCGCATCGATCATCTGCTGCTGTCGCCGGAAGCCGCCAACCGCTTCGCCTCGGCCTCGATCGAAAAGCATGTGCGTGCATGGGAAAAGCCGTCCGACCACGTGCCGGTGGCCATCGACCTCAAGCTTCAGGCAGCGTGAGGCGCAGCCAGAGCTTCGGCTCTGGCACGCTCACGACATCATCTTCGCGAAATTAACGGGCGGCGGCCGATGGCGGTCTCGCCGACGGGCGCATGCAAAGCAGCAACAGCAATCGCGCCGGCTACTGGTTGCCCTTGGTCAGGATGTCTTCGGCGAGCGAGATCGCGGTGCGGCGATCGGATTCGTCGGCGAGGGCAAACGCCTCTTCCTGCATGCCGCGGATCCAGGGCTGGTCGGAGGGCTGGGCGCGTTCGAGGGCCGCGGTCATCATGGCGAGGCCACGCACCACCTTGCCGCTCTGGAACAGCAGGTTGCCAAGCGTCGCCTGCGCGCCGGCATGGCCCTTTTCCGCCGCCAGCTGCAGCCAGCGGCCAGCCTGCTTGACGGAAGCCTTCACGCCACCGTCGCCCTTGAGGAACATCTTGCCCATCTCGTACTGGGCATTGGCATTGCGGTAATTGGCAGCGGCGCGCATGTAATACTCCTGCGCTGCGACCGGGTTGGCCGACACCGGGCTGCCCGGAATGCCTTCCTTCATGTAGCCGCCGAGCGCCACGAGCGCGTCGGAGACATAACTCTCCTCAGGCGAGCCGGGCTCGACGTCCTGCTCGGCGATCTCGGTGAAGAACTTGAATGCTTCGTAGTCGTTCTGGGCGACGCCGTCACCTTCGGCATACATGCGCGCGAGCTTCCAGGTGGCACCGATCTGGCCATTCTCGGCAGCGTAGCGGTAGGCCTCGACTGCCTGATCCTTGTGGCCGCTCTTGTAGGCGGAAAAGCCGAACTGGAACACCGCCCACGGGCTTGATTCCGGCTTCACGCCGGTCTTGTCGTCGAACACCTTGTCGTCAAACGCCAGCGCGTCGCCTGCGGCGCCCAATAGGGAGGCCGCGACAAGCGCCGAAAAGGCTGATGCTCTTACCAACTCAGATATGCGCATAGCAGTTCGTTTCTTTCGCCCACCTCGATGGGTGACCGTGCCGTTGCCATGTGGCTTGGGCACAATTCCATATCGCGCCCGACTGGTCAGCCGGACCCGGATTCCACTGTTTCGCCCTCTCCACGCTTTCGCAGTCGGACTGCGCCAGACCAGCCTCTGTGGCTGTATGCGCCAGGTCCACGACATCGATCACATCAAGGTGCGCGTTGTTTTCGACCAAACTACGGCCAAGGCCTTGCAAGAAATCGTGATCGGCAGCCAACTGCGCAGGCATCGCCTCGGAGTGTATGACGGCCCCAATACTTCCACGGGTGCGACGAAACCTCGGAGCACGGCAGGAAAAGCGGCGTCCAAAGGCCAATGCTTCCGTCTTTCGACGGCTGGGCAGCTTGGCCTTGAAGGTCGCCTTGGCGTTCATTTCTGTTCCTGCCGCACTAGCGCGGCCTTGCTTCTGGTTCCATTGCCAACGTCCCGCGACCGGGCGCTGGTCCGAAGACCCATTCGAGGTGCGCCGGGTTTATGGCGGGAAATTGGCAATGTCCCCGTCATGTTCATTAGCCGATAGCTTGATTAAAAAGTGTTGCTGAATCAGCACAACTGTTGCCGACTTGCCGCGCCATGGTTTCTAAAACGGAAACGCGCGGGTCAGCGACAGGGCACAAAAAAAGCCGGGCACGAGGCCCGGCTTCTTCTGGATCAGATTGTGGAGCTTACCACTTCACGCTGTAGCCCGCTGAAACGGCAACGGACCAATCATTACCGACGGCACGGTTGAAGCCGAATGCCGGGTTGTTGGCCGGCACAGAAAGGCTGTACTTATCTTCGGTAACGGCGGTGAGGTAAGACAGACCAACGCCGGCACGCAGTTCGCCACCGATCTTGTCTTTCATCGAGACGCCGGCGCCGACCGTATAGGTGTCGCTCTGGAGATCCCAGCCCGTGCCGACGCCACGATCCCAGGTCGCAAAGACAGTGCCGGAAATAGCATCGGTAAAAGCATGGCCAATACCACCCGTGACCGTCCAGCCGTCCTGCCAATTGTAGGTATTAACCCGAGTGGTGGGACCGGGATTGAACTTGTTGAGAACCAGCAAGAGCCGCTCGTTCACCGACCAGTCTGTCCACTTCACGCTACCGTATGCGAGCCAACCTGGAGCGATGCCGGACTGAACCTTCAACTCAACGCTCTGGGGAAGCTCTGCAAAGCCCTGCGCAACTGGTGCTCCGTTGGTAGTACCCTCTGCTGCCACATCGGTACCGGAGCGGTACATCAACTGAGCGCGCAGTGCGATTTCCGGAATTTCGTATGCAAGTCCAGCACGCCAACCGATATCGTTGTCCTTCAGCTTAACTGAAACAGTACCGCTACCGCCAAGCAGAGTGTAGTCGACGTTTTCGACAAAAAGCCCGCCGAGGAACGATAGGCTTCCCTTGCCCAGGTCATACTTGAAGGCGCAGGTGGCGCCGTATTCCGTGACCGTAAAATCTTCTTCGAGCTTCGCCAGCGTTCCATTGCCGGGGAAGCGATAGGTCACGCCGCCGCCATAAGGCTGGCTCACTGTCCCTGCGCAGGAAAGCTGGTCAAAGAATTTGAACTTAACTGCAGCTGACGGGACGACATAAGTATCCGCGAAATTATAGCCGGTACCATCCGCGTAGCCATTTACCGTGAATTCGCGGTGCGGCTTTACCACGACAACGCTGGTCCGCAGGTTAAAATTGCCCTGTTCAAACAGGATATCCGTATCGGCCGTGCCGCGCGAAAAGCCGCCGGCCTGTGCTGCGCCTGCCGCAACGATCGTCAGCGCTGTTGCCCCCAGCAGCGCTTTGAGACGCGAAATGTTCATGGTGGTCCTCTCCCGAATGCCTCGTGACGAGAATTGAACGAATTCAGCTTGCTCACGCAACATTGATTTTTTGCAAACAATGACCGCCCTGCGGCGGTGGCATGGCAAGGGCCATCGCCTTCCGCTTACGCAAACGTCAATTTTAGCCAAATCCACGCCAATCGATCCTGAATCTCCAAGGAAATCCGGATCCCCAATGCAAAAACAGCCCGAAATCGGGCTGTTTTGAAGGCTTGTTACATTATGGCAACAATCGGGCGTAAAATAGTTACATTGGCCACAATTTACGCAGCGGCATGCCGTTTCTGGCGGCACAAGCAAAACCTGCCGCAAGGACATGGCGCGGCAGGTTTTGAGCTTCGAATCGTCAGCCGGCGTCGCGCACGCGCGACAGCGCAGTGTCTAGCTTTTCCTGCGTCCGGCGGTAGTCCTCGAGCTTCTCGCGCTCGGCGGCGACGATCTCCTCCGGAGCCGAAGCGACGAACTTTTCGTTCGACAGCTTCTTGTGCAGCCGGGCGATCTCCTCGGTCGTCTTGGCGAGTTCCTTCTGCAGGCGCGCCGCCTCGGCGGAAAGGTCGATCAGGCTGCCGAGCGGCAGACAGGCCGTGGCTTCGCCGGCGACGATCTGGGCCGCGCCCTTGGGTGCAGTCGCCTCGTGGGTGATCTCGCCGACGCGGGCGAGGCGCGCAATCGCCGACTGGTGGCGCTTCAGGCGCTCCAGTGTCTCGGCATTGGCTCCGACGAAGACCAGCGGCGCGATCGCCGCCGGCGGCACGTTCATTTCGGATCGAACCGAGCGGATGCCGCTGACGAGGTCAACGAGCCAGTTGATCTCGGCAGCTGCGCCCACGTCCTCGAAGTCAGGCGCCGGCCAGGCGGCATGGCACAGCAGCGACGTGCGCTCCTTGCCCTCGCCTGCGGTGTGCGCCCACAGTTCCTCGGTCATGAACGGCATCATCGGATGCAGCAGCTTGTAGATCTCGTCGAGAACGAAGGCCGCGACCGCCTGGCTTTCGGCCTTGGCAGCCTCGTCGTCGCCCATGAAGATCGGCTTGAGCAGTTCGAGGTACCAGTCGCAGAAGGTGTTCCAGACGAAGCGGTAGGCCGCGCCCGCCGCCTCGTTGAAGCGGTATGTGGTGATCGCCGCCGTCACCTCGCGCGTCGCGCGGGTCAGTTCGGTCAGGATCCAGCGATTGACGGTCAGCTTGGCGTCGTTGAGCCAGAACGCGTCATTGCGCGCGACACCGTTCATCTCTGCAAAGCGCGTGGCGTTCCACAGCTTGGTGCCGAAATTGCGGTAGCCGGCGATGCGTGCAGGATCGAGCTTCACGTCGCGCCCCTGTGCTGCCATGATCGCCAGGGTGAAACGCAAGGCGTCGGCGCCATACTCGTCGATCAGCTCCAGCGGGTCGATGACGTTGCCCTTCGACTTCGACATCTTCTGGCCGTTCTTGTCGCGAACCAGCGCATGGACGTAGACCGTGTGGAACGGCTCCTCTTCCATGAAATGCAGGCCCATCATCATCATGCGGGCAACCCAGAAGAAGATGATATCGAAACCGGTCACCAGCACGTCGGTCTGGTAGTAGGTGTCGAGCTCCGGCGTCTTGTCGGGCCAGCCGAGCGTCGAGAACGGCCACAGCGCCGACGAGAACCAGGTGTCGAGCACATCCTCGTCGCGGGTCAGGATCTTGCCAGGCTCGAAATTCTCGAGGCGCTCCTCGACCCATGCCTTCCACGGGCCTTCGAGCGCAAGGTAGTGCTGCACGGCCGCATCGAGCGCTTCTCCCTCGCTGCGCTCGACGAATACCTGGCCATCCGGGCCATACCATGCCGGGATCTGGTGCCCCCACCAAAGCTGGCGCGACACGCACCAGGGCTGGATGTTTTCCATCCAGTCGAAATAGGTCTTTTCCCAGTTCTTGGGCACGAAGTTGGTGCGACCCTCGCGCACCGAGCGCAAGGCGGGCTTCGCCATCTCCGCGGCATTGACATACCACTGGTCGGTCAGGAACGGCTCGATCGGCACGCCGCCGCGGTCGCCATGCGGCACCATGTGCTTGTGCGGCTCGATCTTGTCGAGGAAACCGCCCTCTTCCATGATCTGGACGATCAGCTTGCGCGCCGCAAACCGGTCGAGGCCGTGCAACTGCGCCCACACACCCTCGCGTATCTCGGTGCGATCGAGACCTTCGAGGAACTCGTCGTTGTCGACGATGTTGATGTTGGCTTCGACGGTCAGGATGTTGATCTGCGGCAGGTTGTGGCGCTTGCCGACCTCGAAGTCGTTGAAGTCATGCGCCGGCGTGATCTTGACCGCGCCCGAGCCCTTTTCCGGATCGGAATATTCGTCGGCGACGATGGGGATCTTGCGACCGACGATCGGCAGGATGACGTTCCTGCCGACGAGTGCCGCGTAGCGCTCGTCTTCGGGATGGACGGCAACGGCGGTGTCGCCGAGCATCGTCTCGGGCCGCGTGGTCGCAACCGTGATGTAGGTAGCCGGGTTCTCCGGGTCGTAGACCTCGCCTTCGACCGGATAGCGGAAGTGCCAGAGATTGCCGTTGATCTCATGCTGCTCGACCTCGAGGTCGGAAATCGCCGTCAGAAGCTTGGGATCCCAGTTCACAAGGCGCTTGTCCTTGTAGATCAGGCCCTGCTTGTGCAGCGTCACGAACACCTCGATGACGGCCTTGGACAGGCCCTCATCCATGGTGAAGCGCTCGCGCGACCAGTCGCAGGAGGCACCCAGCCGCTTCAGCTGGTTGAAGATCATGCCGCCGGACTCTTCCTTCCACTCCCAGACCTTGTCGACGAACTGCTCGCGGGTCAGGTCGCGGCGATGGATCTGCTTTTCCATCAGCTTGCGCTCGACGACCATCTGGGTGGCGATGCCGGCATGGTCCATGCCGGGCTGCCACAGCACGTTCTTGCCACGCATGCGCTCGAAACGGACGAGGATGTCCTGCAGCGTGTTGTTCAGCGCATGGCCCATATGCAGCGAACCGGTGACGTTCGGCGGCGGGATGACAATGGTGAACGGTTCGGCCCCCTCGGGCGCGCCGGCGCCCGCCTTGAAGGCATCGGCATCTTCCCAGGCCTTGGCAATCCTGGGTTCGACTGTTTTGGCGTCGTAGGTCTTCTCAAGCATCGGAATTGGTTCCGTTTTGGTCCGGATCTGTTGGTCCGGTGTAAATCGGATGGGTGCAGCCAAGTCAACAGCGCGGCAAACACCGGCCGGAAACGAAAACGCCGCCCGAAGGCGGCGCTTTCATGTCGGCAAGGCCGAAATCACTGCGCGCCGCGCGCCACGCGTTCGATCTCTTCGCGTACGAGGCGTTCGACCAGCGTCGGCAGGTTGTTGTCCAGCCAGTCCTGCAGCATCGGCCGCAGCATCTCGGTGGCGATGTCGTCGAACGACTTGCGGCTGCGCGCCGCGTAGGCGTCGTTGAGTTCGCCGAAAGCGGCTGATATCTGGCGGCCCGCCTGTTCCGAGATAATCGCCGGCTTAGGTGCCGTCGGCTCTTCGGCTACTGAAGGCTCCGGCGTCGTCACCACGGCCTGGGCCACGACCCGAGGTGCCGGCTTCTCCGCTTCGCGCGGACCCGCCAGGCGCTCCATCTGCTCCACGGCTAATGTCGACTGTGGCGCCCAGCTTGCGGTGGCCGGACGGGCTGCAGCAGACACCTCGACGACGGGCTCTGGCGTTTCGGCAACGGTTGGCCGCAGCGGATTTGCCATCGCGGTCGCGACCTTCGGCTCTGACGAGGGCCACCTCGCCGGCTCGTCACGCCGCGGCGCTTCCTGCTTCTCGACCACAGGGGCAACCTCTGCGGGCTTCGCCTCGGCCGGCGCTGCCTTGGCTGCCTGGAACTCGGCCCGGAAAGCTTCGACTTCGATGATGTTGCGGTCGCTGCGATCGTCCTCCGCTTCAGGACGCAACTGCTCGAAATCAACTGCCGGACGGCGTCCGGTATCGTTGTCTTCGATGATCCTGCGGATGGAAGCGAGAATCTCTTCCATCGAAGGTTCGCGCTGAGCGCTGCTAGCCTGGGCCATCGTCACATCCGCCGCCTTTTGTGACAGGATACAAAATGCGCCCACCGAAACGGGCGTCGAATCAGAGCCCAAGCGTAGCTGACTGATTCCCCTTCGAGAATCCCCAATCGGGTACCCCCGGCGATTTCAACAGAATACAGTGTCCCAGCCGCTCGCCGGCAAACGAAAACGGGCGCCAGCTCCACATGGAGCAGGCGCCCGCCTGATCGTGCAGCCGGTTCGCTGAAGCTCAGCGGCCGTCCGGCGTCCGGAGACCGATCCACTTGTCCTTGACGGCGTTGTAGTGCTCTTCCGGCTTGTACTTGGTCACCTGCAGGTTAAGCCTCTCGACCGAGAGATTGCCGGCAGCCGACAGGATCGCATAGCTCGCTACCACGACGTCGCGTTCGGCATTGGCCAGATTGATCTGCGCATCGATGACGTCTTGCTGGGCGTTCAGCACGTCGAGCGTCGTGCGCTGACCGACATTGCGCTCCTCGATGACGCCGTTGAGCGCCAGCTGGGCTGCCGAGATCACTTCGCGGTTCGCGGCCACTGCCTCGCGAGAAGCGGTGTATTGCGTCCAGGCGGAAGTCACCGCAGCGCGGACCTGGTCGCGGCTGACATCGACTTCGATGCGGGCCTGACCCAGCGATTCCTTGGATTGGCGCACGGTCGCCGAGGCACGGCCGCCCTGGTAGATCGGCACGGTCAGCGTTGCACCGATATTGGCCGACGTCGTCCAGCCGTCCGGTGAGGTGATG
The nucleotide sequence above comes from Aminobacter aminovorans. Encoded proteins:
- a CDS encoding tetratricopeptide repeat protein encodes the protein MRISELVRASAFSALVAASLLGAAGDALAFDDKVFDDKTGVKPESSPWAVFQFGFSAYKSGHKDQAVEAYRYAAENGQIGATWKLARMYAEGDGVAQNDYEAFKFFTEIAEQDVEPGSPEESYVSDALVALGGYMKEGIPGSPVSANPVAAQEYYMRAAANYRNANAQYEMGKMFLKGDGGVKASVKQAGRWLQLAAEKGHAGAQATLGNLLFQSGKVVRGLAMMTAALERAQPSDQPWIRGMQEEAFALADESDRRTAISLAEDILTKGNQ
- a CDS encoding valine--tRNA ligase translates to MLEKTYDAKTVEPRIAKAWEDADAFKAGAGAPEGAEPFTIVIPPPNVTGSLHMGHALNNTLQDILVRFERMRGKNVLWQPGMDHAGIATQMVVERKLMEKQIHRRDLTREQFVDKVWEWKEESGGMIFNQLKRLGASCDWSRERFTMDEGLSKAVIEVFVTLHKQGLIYKDKRLVNWDPKLLTAISDLEVEQHEINGNLWHFRYPVEGEVYDPENPATYITVATTRPETMLGDTAVAVHPEDERYAALVGRNVILPIVGRKIPIVADEYSDPEKGSGAVKITPAHDFNDFEVGKRHNLPQINILTVEANINIVDNDEFLEGLDRTEIREGVWAQLHGLDRFAARKLIVQIMEEGGFLDKIEPHKHMVPHGDRGGVPIEPFLTDQWYVNAAEMAKPALRSVREGRTNFVPKNWEKTYFDWMENIQPWCVSRQLWWGHQIPAWYGPDGQVFVERSEGEALDAAVQHYLALEGPWKAWVEERLENFEPGKILTRDEDVLDTWFSSALWPFSTLGWPDKTPELDTYYQTDVLVTGFDIIFFWVARMMMMGLHFMEEEPFHTVYVHALVRDKNGQKMSKSKGNVIDPLELIDEYGADALRFTLAIMAAQGRDVKLDPARIAGYRNFGTKLWNATRFAEMNGVARNDAFWLNDAKLTVNRWILTELTRATREVTAAITTYRFNEAAGAAYRFVWNTFCDWYLELLKPIFMGDDEAAKAESQAVAAFVLDEIYKLLHPMMPFMTEELWAHTAGEGKERTSLLCHAAWPAPDFEDVGAAAEINWLVDLVSGIRSVRSEMNVPPAAIAPLVFVGANAETLERLKRHQSAIARLARVGEITHEATAPKGAAQIVAGEATACLPLGSLIDLSAEAARLQKELAKTTEEIARLHKKLSNEKFVASAPEEIVAAEREKLEDYRRTQEKLDTALSRVRDAG
- a CDS encoding PopZ family protein, producing MAQASSAQREPSMEEILASIRRIIEDNDTGRRPAVDFEQLRPEAEDDRSDRNIIEVEAFRAEFQAAKAAPAEAKPAEVAPVVEKQEAPRRDEPARWPSSEPKVATAMANPLRPTVAETPEPVVEVSAAARPATASWAPQSTLAVEQMERLAGPREAEKPAPRVVAQAVVTTPEPSVAEEPTAPKPAIISEQAGRQISAAFGELNDAYAARSRKSFDDIATEMLRPMLQDWLDNNLPTLVERLVREEIERVARGAQ
- the xth gene encoding exodeoxyribonuclease III codes for the protein MKIVTWNINGVRARIENLVHWLRESDPDIVCLQEIKTVDEGFPRFEIEALGYNVETHGQKGFNGVAILSKLRFDEVNRGLPGNDADEQARFIEGVFSTDKGVLRVVSLYLPNGNPVGTEKFPYKLSWMARLERWAAERLALEEALVLAGDYNVIPEAIDARNIEMWLGDALYQPETRQAFRRLVNLGFTEAVRSVTDQRDVYTFWDYQAGAWQKNNGIRIDHLLLSPEAANRFASASIEKHVRAWEKPSDHVPVAIDLKLQAA
- a CDS encoding nucleobase:cation symporter-2 family protein, with product MPNSTHPVDEVLPAPRLAALGIQHVLVMYAGAIAVPLIIGRALKLDPEQVAFLISADLFVCGLVTIIQSFGATQWFGIKLPVMMGVTFAAVGPMVAMANANQGPDGARMIFGAIIGAGVVAFLIAPLVSRMLRFFPPVVTGTIIVVIGASLMRIGINWIFGNPVGPTAPRLVAPEHAEWLKTVTEMAAATGSAIPPIPAKLALAATAPNAAYAPLVNVGISAVVLLSILVIAKFGKGFVANIAVLLGILIGGVLTASLGMMHFDKVASAGWFELITPLRFGMPIFDPILIVTMVLVMIVVMIESTGMFLALGDMTGRKVSQPMLSAGLRTDGLGTIIGGLFNTFPYTSFSQNVGLVGVTGVKSRFVCVAGGVILLILGLVPKMGALVEALPTVVLGGAGLVMFGMVAATGIRILSNVDFKTNRNNLFVVAVSIGFGMIPLVAPDFKMWMPHDIHPLIESGILLASVSAVVLNAFFNGTKVNEAEIREAAMASEA
- a CDS encoding OmpP1/FadL family transporter, whose protein sequence is MNISRLKALLGATALTIVAAGAAQAGGFSRGTADTDILFEQGNFNLRTSVVVVKPHREFTVNGYADGTGYNFADTYVVPSAAVKFKFFDQLSCAGTVSQPYGGGVTYRFPGNGTLAKLEEDFTVTEYGATCAFKYDLGKGSLSFLGGLFVENVDYTLLGGSGTVSVKLKDNDIGWRAGLAYEIPEIALRAQLMYRSGTDVAAEGTTNGAPVAQGFAELPQSVELKVQSGIAPGWLAYGSVKWTDWSVNERLLLVLNKFNPGPTTRVNTYNWQDGWTVTGGIGHAFTDAISGTVFATWDRGVGTGWDLQSDTYTVGAGVSMKDKIGGELRAGVGLSYLTAVTEDKYSLSVPANNPAFGFNRAVGNDWSVAVSAGYSVKW